Genomic DNA from Actinomycetota bacterium:
GAAGTCACAGGTGCAGCGAACGCACCGCGCTGGCCACCAGCGGTGCGACCGTCAGCAGGCCGAACGCCGGCAACGTGCACAGCACCAGGGGGAAGAGGAGCTTGACGGGGACCTTGCGAGCGGCCTCCTCGGCCCGGCGCCGGCGATCGCGACGGACCTCGTCGGCCAGCCGTTCGAGACCGGCCACCAGGGGGGCGCCATAGCGCTCGGAGGCCACCAGGGCGGCCACCACCGGCCTCATCGGCTCACCGGCGCGGACCGGCAGGTCGTCGAGGGCGTCGGACAGGCGACGGCCGAGGCCCACCTCGTGCATCACCCGGGCCAGCTCCTCGGCCAGGGGGCCAGGGGCGCGAGCGGCCACCCGGGCCACCGCCAGGTGGACGGTAAGGCCCGAGCTCACCCCCAGGACGAGGAGGTCGACGACGTCGGGCAGGTCGGCAGCCAGGGCCGCCAACCGGCGACGTTCGGCTCGGCGGGCGCGGGTCGCGGGCAGGGCCCAGGCCACGAGCGCGGCCGGGACGGCCGCCGGAGGGACGACGGCCAAACACAACAGTGCGGCCACCAGGGCGGTCCCCAACCGGCGCGCGCCCTCGGGTGTCGGGGAACGCCCGGCCCACCCCAGCGCCCACCACCCCAGGGCCTCGACCGGCCCGCGCCGATCACCGGGCCTCCTCGCCGTCGGGCCCTCTCGACGCGCGGCTTCCACCATGGCACGAGCCCGGGCGGGAGCGGGCCGGTGGGGCCAGGCCACGCGGGCCACGACCGCCACCCAGGCCAGGACCAGAAGGGTGCCGGTCACAGCGCCACGCGAGTCAGGCGCTGCATCCACAGCCACCCCAGACCGTCGAGGACGACGCCGGTGGTCAGAAGGGCGATGCCGACCGGGGTGTTGAACAGGAAGTCGCCGGTACGGGGATCGGTAGTGACGGCGAAGGCCCCGAAGGCCAGTGGTGCCAGCCCGATGACCATGGCCGACACCCGGGCCTGAGAAGCCAAGGCCTTGACCTCGGCGGTGACGGCCAGGCGGTCCCGGAGGGTGGCGGCCACCCCGTCGACGGCCCGGGCCTGGGCGCCTCCGGTCTCCACTCCCAGACAGAGGGCGGCCACCGCCAGGCGGCACCCGGGCATGGGGTGGCGGGCTGCGAGCCCCTCGAGGGCCTCGACCAAGCTGGCTCCCTGGCCGGCCTGGCGGGCCACGCGGCCCAGCTCTCTCCCGAGTGGGCCCGCAGTGGCCACCGCGGCCTCGCCCACGGCCTGGCGCAGGCCGGCGCCCGACCGCAGCGATCTGGCCATGGCTTCCAGTGCCCCAGGCAGGCCCTCCTCCAGCCGGGCACCACCGCGATGGCGGCGCGTGTGCAGCACGACCACCGGTATGACGACGGCGCAGGCCGCTACCAGTACGGCCACGGCAGCGCCCGCCACGGCCAGGGCCAGGGCAGGGCCGGCGGCCCCGCAGACGACCCACACCGACCAGACGCTGGACGCGGGGCGCTCGGACCCAGCCCGCTCCAGCCAGCGCTCCAACCACGGGGGCGCCGGAAGGGCGAGCAGGGCCAGGCCCCGACCGTCGTGGGGACCGGCGTGGGCCCGCATACGGCGGCGGCCGGCCTGGGCCCGGGTGGCCCGGACAGCCTGGCGCGCCGCCATAGCGGTAACGAGGACCAGGGCGGCCGCAAGCCAGCTCACGGCGAGCACCACGCGGGGTCGGCGGGGGGCGCCCACGGCACCCTCGGGCCCCTCGAGGGCAGGGAGACGACCGCGTCGGGACCGGCCAGGAGCCGGGTGCCGTCGCCGTCGGGCCCGGGCGCCCATAGGCGGTCGCCGGGGGAGCCGTCGGCCCCGCCGCTCGGCGCGGGCCCCACCGGCTCCACCTCCGCGACGGCCGTGACCCGCCGGGCACCGTCGGGGCGCCGGCTCACCTGGACCACGAGGTCGACGGCGGAGCGGATCTGGGCGCGTACCGAAGCCAGGGGGAGGTTGAGGTCGCCCATGAGCACCATGGTCTCGACGCGCCGCAGAGCGTCGGCCGGGCTGTTGGCGTGGCATGTCGAGAGTGACCCCTCGTGGCCGGTGTTCATGGCTTGGAGCATGTCGAGGGCCTCCGGCCCTCTCACCTCCCCCACCAGGATGCGGTCGGGTCTCATGCGCAAGGCGTTGCGGACCAGCTCGCGCACCCTGACCTCGCCCGCCCCCTCGGCGTTGGCGGGCCGGGCCTCGAGGCGGACGACGTGGTCTCCCGGGAGGCGCAGCTCGGCCGCGTCCTCGACCGTGACCACCCGCTCGCCCGGTGGGATGTGGGCGCCCAGGGCATTGAGGAGGGTGGTCTTGCCCGCCCCGGTCCCCCCCGAGACCAGCACGTTGAGCCGGGCGACGACCGCCCACGTCAGTAGGGCGGCCACGGGCGGGGGGGCGAACGCCTCAACCGCCAGCGTGCGGGCGCCGAATCGGCGGATCGTGAGGCAGGGCCCGTCGACGGCCAGCGGGGGGACCACGGCGTTGACCCGGGAGCCGTCGGGCAGTCGGGCGTCGACCAGCGGGCTGCCCCGGTCGGCTCGTAGCCCGAGGGGCGCCACCACCTTCTCTATGAGGTGCTCGATCGTCGAAGCCGCCAGGTCGAGGGGCACACGCCTGAGGACTCCCGATCGTTCGACCCACACCCGGCCGGGACCGGGGCCGTTGACCATGATGTCGGTGACCGCGGGGTCGGCCAGCAGGGGTTGCAGGGGGCCCATCCCCTCGACGGCGGCCAGCACCTCACCGACCATCCGAGCCCGCTGGCGGGGTGCCAGGAGCGGGGCCTCCTCGCCCACGAGCGCCTCCACCCGCCTGGACAGGTCACCCTCCCCGCCGCTCTCGAGCAGCCGGGCGTGGACCCGGGCCGTCGTCGACCCCTCTCTCATTACGCCACCGCCCCGAGGACCTGGTCGAAGGCCCGCTCGGCCGAGCGGGGGACGCGAGAGCCGAGCAGGCCGGCGTCGACGGCGCGCGCCACCGCCGGGTCGAGGGGCAGCTCGGCCCACACCGGGGCCCCGAGCACGTCTTCCACGTCACGGCGCTGGAGCGCCCGGCCCGGCTCGGTGACCAGCACCACCCCGCTGGGGCGGATGTCGGCGTCGAGCGCCCGGCGCAGGGCGAGGTAGCAGGGTCGGAGCACGGCCAGGGACAGCACCGCGCCGGCGGCCAGCTCCCGGGCCGGTGAGCGGCCGGCCGTGCCGCAGTCGGCCACGACCGGCCGGGGATCGGCCCCGAGCAGGGCAGCCAGCATGTCGGCTCGATCGGCCCCACCACCGCCGGGTAACGACCCGCCGCAGGGAAGGAGGCGCAGTGAGCGCCCGACCTCGACCTCGAGGCGCCCGAGGGCAACGGCGTCTACCCCGCCGGCCGCCCCCCACCAGTCGAGAAGCCCCGGCCCGGCCGCGTCGGGCACGCCCAGGGCGGCGGGCACGTCGCCGGTGAGGTCGGCGAGGACCGCTCCGCCCGCGCTGGCCCGCGCCCATAGCAGTGCCAGGAGAACGGACACCACGGTGGTGCCGCTTCCCCCCTTCGGTGACCAGCACGCAACCAGCACCGGACCTCCCCTCGTAACGTCTTGTATTACGAGGGGGAAGAGAAGATGATCAAATACTAGCAGACCCCGCGACAGGAGGCAACAGACAATCTGCGAGTGCTGGCGCCGGACGCGGAAAAAGAAGATGCCCGGCCTACCTCACGGCAGACCGGGCATCCCCGCAACCAGGGTCTAGTTGGCGCCCTTCACCTTCTTGGCGGCGACGACGCCGAGAGCAACAAGGACCGCGAGCAACAGGAGCTTCTTCATGGGCGACAAGCCTACCCGGGGGCCGGGCCCGGCGGAAAGGGCGCTAGCTTCTTCGTCGGAGGTGTCCGGGCGCCTGGTGGGCCCCACCGCCTTCAAAGCGGCTGAGACGGGTGATCCCCGTCTGGCGGGTTCGATTCCCGTCCACCTCCGCTCCGCTGTCGGGCGGGCACCCGGGCCCTGGCCCGTGTGCCCTCCGGCAGACCTGGCCTGGCGCAGCCCGGCCAGCTTCTCGGTCGGGGCCATCCCCAACCACCGCCGCGAGCTGCGCCGGGAGGCGGGCACGCCGGTCTCAGACCGCCAGCAGGTCTCGGGCGCCGGTGTCGCTCGAAGGGTGGCGCAGCTTCGACATGGCCCTTGCCTCGATCTGGCGGATGCGCTCACGGGTCAGGTTGAAATGCTCGCCCACCTCTTCGAGGGTGCGGGGCTCG
This window encodes:
- a CDS encoding CpaF family protein, translating into MREGSTTARVHARLLESGGEGDLSRRVEALVGEEAPLLAPRQRARMVGEVLAAVEGMGPLQPLLADPAVTDIMVNGPGPGRVWVERSGVLRRVPLDLAASTIEHLIEKVVAPLGLRADRGSPLVDARLPDGSRVNAVVPPLAVDGPCLTIRRFGARTLAVEAFAPPPVAALLTWAVVARLNVLVSGGTGAGKTTLLNALGAHIPPGERVVTVEDAAELRLPGDHVVRLEARPANAEGAGEVRVRELVRNALRMRPDRILVGEVRGPEALDMLQAMNTGHEGSLSTCHANSPADALRRVETMVLMGDLNLPLASVRAQIRSAVDLVVQVSRRPDGARRVTAVAEVEPVGPAPSGGADGSPGDRLWAPGPDGDGTRLLAGPDAVVSLPSRGPRVPWAPPADPAWCSP
- a CDS encoding type II secretion system F family protein, which produces MTGTLLVLAWVAVVARVAWPHRPAPARARAMVEAARREGPTARRPGDRRGPVEALGWWALGWAGRSPTPEGARRLGTALVAALLCLAVVPPAAVPAALVAWALPATRARRAERRRLAALAADLPDVVDLLVLGVSSGLTVHLAVARVAARAPGPLAEELARVMHEVGLGRRLSDALDDLPVRAGEPMRPVVAALVASERYGAPLVAGLERLADEVRRDRRRRAEEAARKVPVKLLFPLVLCTLPAFGLLTVAPLVASAVRSLHL
- a CDS encoding type II secretion system F family protein, producing MSWLAAALVLVTAMAARQAVRATRAQAGRRRMRAHAGPHDGRGLALLALPAPPWLERWLERAGSERPASSVWSVWVVCGAAGPALALAVAGAAVAVLVAACAVVIPVVVLHTRRHRGGARLEEGLPGALEAMARSLRSGAGLRQAVGEAAVATAGPLGRELGRVARQAGQGASLVEALEGLAARHPMPGCRLAVAALCLGVETGGAQARAVDGVAATLRDRLAVTAEVKALASQARVSAMVIGLAPLAFGAFAVTTDPRTGDFLFNTPVGIALLTTGVVLDGLGWLWMQRLTRVAL